The following coding sequences lie in one Clostridia bacterium genomic window:
- a CDS encoding molecular chaperone TorD family protein translates to MAEERVAGFQDAEVKNWLQIRQNLYRLQSHLLAEPISPQLLRELAEGALFQLLAEEAEGDLKQGWTQLSSYCRELQKGTRSLDKAAAELRAEYNRLFVGPGHLEAPPWESVYRSADHLLFGEETLQVRRAYEEFGLVTKKLHQEPDDHIALELEFMERLCGMAMEAGEKGEDPYRYLQAQKRFLEEHLLEWVPAWAEDVGRAAATGFFQGLALSTRAFLQEDYQELCSFLKQSG, encoded by the coding sequence ATGGCAGAAGAGCGAGTGGCTGGGTTTCAGGACGCCGAAGTAAAGAATTGGCTCCAGATCCGCCAGAACCTGTATCGACTACAATCCCATTTGCTGGCAGAACCCATAAGCCCCCAGCTGCTGAGGGAGCTGGCAGAGGGCGCTCTGTTTCAGCTCCTGGCCGAGGAAGCAGAGGGAGACTTGAAACAGGGCTGGACCCAGCTTTCTAGTTATTGCCGGGAGCTGCAAAAAGGAACCAGGAGCCTTGATAAAGCAGCTGCTGAGCTTCGAGCCGAATATAACCGGCTATTTGTCGGACCTGGCCACCTAGAGGCCCCGCCTTGGGAATCTGTCTATCGTTCAGCCGACCATTTGTTGTTTGGTGAGGAGACCCTTCAGGTGCGGAGGGCTTACGAAGAGTTCGGCCTGGTTACTAAGAAGTTACATCAGGAGCCTGATGACCACATAGCCCTAGAGCTAGAGTTCATGGAAAGGCTGTGCGGGATGGCTATGGAAGCGGGAGAGAAAGGGGAAGACCCCTACCGCTATTTACAGGCTCAAAAGCGATTCTTAGAGGAACACCTGCTTGAGTGGGTACCGGCCTGGGCCGAGGATGTTGGTCGGGCAGCCGCAACCGGCTTTTTCCAAGGCTTGGCGCTGTCTACTCGCGCTTTCCTACAAGAAGATTACCAGGAACTATGCTCCTTCCTTAAGCAGTCAGGTTAA